A single region of the Streptosporangiales bacterium genome encodes:
- a CDS encoding NfeD family protein, whose protein sequence is MNFDAWVWWLIIAAALGILEAVTPVLVFGMLAVAAVAGMVLALVGLPVGLQILGFCVAAIATLGVVRPIVRKYSRSRPGERSGVARLVGQDALVLERVDAHDGRVKVGGEVWSARAYDPSLVLEAGSMVQVIEIDGATALVYGTGTELEQ, encoded by the coding sequence GTGAACTTCGACGCCTGGGTGTGGTGGCTGATCATCGCTGCCGCCCTCGGCATCCTCGAGGCGGTCACCCCGGTTCTCGTATTCGGCATGCTCGCGGTCGCGGCGGTGGCCGGCATGGTCCTGGCACTCGTCGGACTGCCCGTCGGCCTGCAGATCCTCGGGTTCTGCGTGGCGGCGATCGCGACGCTCGGTGTCGTCAGGCCGATCGTCAGGAAGTACTCGCGGTCGCGTCCAGGTGAGCGCTCCGGCGTCGCCAGGCTGGTCGGGCAGGACGCCCTGGTCCTCGAACGCGTCGACGCCCACGACGGACGGGTCAAGGTCGGCGGTGAGGTCTGGTCGGCGCGGGCGTACGACCCGAGTCTGGTGCTGGAGGCGGGCTCCATGGTGCAGGTGATCGAGATCGACGGCGCGACCGCGCTCGTCTACGGCACGGGAACGGAGCTCGAGCAGTGA
- a CDS encoding SPFH/Band 7/PHB domain protein: MTAEIIAIIVVALVVIVTLARTVRIIPQQRAGVVERLGKYNRTLEAGPRLMIPFFERIRTMADLREQVVPFPPQPVITQDSLSVNVDTVVYYTVTNARDATYEIANFIQGIEQLTITTLRNVIGSMDLERTLTSREEINNALRGVLDEATGRWGVRVNRVELRAIDPPPTIKDAMEKAMRADRDKRAAILNAEGTKQSQILTAEGDQQSAILRARGEAEATVTRAEGEARGQALRAKGEAQAIETVFEAIHEGDPDSKLLSYQYLQMLPKLAQGDANKLWIVPSELSKALEGLGGVVGALTGETDEEKATAADRSAKKDARVAERKRQRATGAELAQAIEQLGAPAVGPVAGDVARRPDDASSSE; this comes from the coding sequence GTGACCGCAGAAATCATCGCGATCATCGTGGTGGCGCTGGTCGTCATCGTCACCCTGGCGCGGACGGTACGGATCATCCCGCAGCAGCGCGCTGGTGTCGTCGAGCGGCTCGGCAAGTACAACCGCACGCTCGAGGCCGGGCCACGGCTGATGATCCCGTTCTTCGAACGGATCAGGACCATGGCCGACCTGCGCGAGCAGGTGGTGCCGTTCCCGCCGCAGCCGGTCATCACCCAGGACAGCCTGAGCGTGAACGTCGACACGGTCGTCTACTACACCGTCACCAACGCGCGCGATGCGACGTACGAGATCGCCAACTTCATCCAGGGCATCGAGCAGCTCACCATCACGACGCTGCGCAACGTCATCGGCTCGATGGACCTCGAGCGCACGCTGACCTCGCGCGAGGAGATCAACAACGCGCTGCGCGGCGTCCTCGACGAGGCGACCGGCAGGTGGGGCGTCCGGGTCAACCGGGTCGAGCTGCGCGCGATCGACCCGCCGCCGACCATCAAGGACGCGATGGAGAAGGCGATGCGCGCCGACCGCGACAAGCGCGCCGCCATCCTCAACGCCGAAGGCACCAAGCAGTCCCAGATCCTGACCGCCGAGGGTGACCAGCAGTCGGCCATCCTCCGTGCCCGCGGTGAGGCGGAGGCCACGGTGACCCGCGCCGAGGGCGAGGCACGGGGACAGGCCCTGCGCGCCAAGGGCGAGGCGCAGGCGATCGAGACCGTGTTCGAGGCGATCCACGAGGGCGACCCGGACTCCAAGCTGCTGTCGTACCAGTACCTCCAGATGCTGCCGAAGCTCGCCCAGGGCGACGCGAACAAGTTGTGGATCGTGCCGAGCGAGCTGAGCAAGGCGCTCGAGGGCCTCGGTGGCGTCGTGGGCGCGTTGACCGGTGAGACCGACGAGGAGAAGGCGACCGCCGCCGACCGTTCGGCGAAGAAGGACGCGCGGGTGGCCGAACGCAAGCGCCAACGCGCGACCGGTGCCGAGCTCGCCCAGGCCATCGAGCAGCTCGGTGCCCCCGCCGTCGGTCCGGTGGCCGGTGACGTCGCGCGCCGGCCGGACGACGCCTCAAGCTCGGAGTGA
- a CDS encoding TSUP family transporter, with amino-acid sequence MTPLEGAAILGAGIAAGGINTIVGSGSLVTFPTLLALGYPPVVANVSNTVGLVLGGVSGAIGYRRELAGQRRRIIELGVAAVLGGITGAALLLLLPESAFGAIVPALILVGVVLVILQPRINGWLAKHREADHDRVVPMLIGAYLASVYGGYFGAAQGVILMGVLGIFVHDHMQRLNAAKNVTTTIVNLVAAIVFMIVADVSWAAAGLIAVGSIIGGQLGARVGRRLPPLALRIVIVVVGLAAIAKLLLD; translated from the coding sequence GTGACGCCCCTGGAGGGCGCGGCCATCCTCGGAGCGGGAATCGCGGCGGGCGGCATCAACACGATCGTCGGGTCGGGCTCGCTGGTGACGTTCCCGACGTTGCTCGCGCTCGGGTACCCGCCGGTCGTCGCCAACGTGTCCAACACCGTCGGCCTCGTCCTCGGTGGGGTGAGCGGCGCGATCGGCTACCGCAGGGAACTCGCCGGGCAGCGCCGGCGGATCATCGAGCTCGGCGTCGCCGCGGTCCTCGGCGGGATCACCGGAGCGGCCCTGCTGCTCCTGCTCCCCGAGTCGGCGTTCGGCGCGATCGTGCCCGCGCTGATCCTCGTGGGCGTCGTGCTGGTGATCCTGCAGCCGAGGATCAACGGGTGGCTGGCGAAACACCGCGAGGCGGACCACGACCGGGTGGTCCCGATGCTCATCGGCGCGTACCTCGCCTCGGTGTACGGCGGCTACTTCGGCGCCGCGCAGGGCGTGATCCTGATGGGCGTGCTCGGCATCTTCGTGCACGACCACATGCAGCGACTCAACGCCGCGAAGAACGTCACGACCACGATCGTCAACCTCGTGGCGGCGATCGTCTTCATGATCGTGGCCGACGTCTCCTGGGCCGCGGCGGGACTGATCGCGGTCGGCTCGATCATCGGCGGCCAGCTGGGCGCGCGCGTCGGTCGCAGGCTGCCGCCCCTGGCCCTGCGCATCGTCATCGTCGTCGTGGGCCTGGCG